From Methanocella paludicola SANAE, a single genomic window includes:
- a CDS encoding tetratricopeptide repeat protein, with product MAGEDVRIEAEAALEKGLEMAGAGRMADSIVLFDHAIGLDRDYGDAYNCKGLVLTELKRFDQAFSCFERALTLQPQNPKFWYNKSILFRELGMYEDEAGACLMSLKFDPKSVQAWHSCARSLARIGESEEALSCMDKALELEPMSADLWFYLGSYQYSLGMLDKALESYDRAIFIEPDNAAAWMGRGEVLSKEGKEAEALECYDRSIRISPDIAGAWYGKGMLFIKGGKYDDALAMLDKAVEMRDGHADAWFYRGCVLELSGRIREALDCYRKVTELQPGSQAAWFMRGVLLGRLEAYEEAMPCFDKALEINPRFAEAWYHKGLFASILGNNEEAARCITRTIEINPDFDPNAYDVYN from the coding sequence ATGGCGGGGGAAGACGTTCGGATCGAGGCTGAGGCGGCCCTGGAAAAGGGGCTGGAGATGGCGGGCGCGGGGCGCATGGCGGACTCCATCGTGCTGTTCGACCACGCCATCGGCCTCGACCGCGACTATGGCGACGCATACAATTGCAAAGGCTTAGTGTTGACAGAGCTGAAGCGGTTCGACCAGGCGTTCTCGTGCTTCGAGCGCGCTTTAACGCTCCAGCCGCAGAACCCGAAATTCTGGTATAACAAGAGCATTCTTTTCAGGGAGCTGGGGATGTACGAGGACGAGGCCGGCGCCTGCCTGATGTCCCTCAAGTTCGACCCGAAGTCCGTGCAGGCCTGGCATAGCTGCGCCCGGTCGCTGGCCCGCATCGGGGAGAGCGAGGAGGCGCTGTCGTGCATGGATAAGGCCCTGGAGCTCGAGCCCATGAGCGCAGACCTGTGGTTCTACCTGGGCTCATACCAGTACAGCCTGGGCATGCTGGATAAGGCCCTGGAATCCTATGACCGGGCCATCTTCATCGAGCCGGACAACGCCGCCGCCTGGATGGGCAGGGGCGAAGTGCTCTCGAAGGAAGGAAAGGAAGCGGAGGCGCTGGAGTGCTACGACCGGTCCATACGGATCAGCCCGGACATCGCCGGGGCGTGGTATGGGAAGGGCATGCTCTTCATAAAAGGCGGAAAGTACGACGACGCGCTGGCCATGCTCGATAAGGCCGTGGAGATGAGGGACGGCCACGCCGACGCGTGGTTCTACCGGGGGTGCGTGCTCGAGCTCAGCGGCCGGATTCGCGAGGCCCTTGACTGCTACAGGAAGGTAACGGAGCTCCAGCCCGGGAGCCAGGCCGCATGGTTCATGCGGGGCGTGCTGCTGGGCCGGCTGGAGGCATACGAGGAGGCCATGCCGTGCTTCGATAAGGCGCTGGAGATCAACCCGCGATTCGCCGAGGCGTGGTATCATAAGGGATTGTTCGCCAGCATCCTGGGCAATAACGAGGAGGCCGCCCGGTGCATCACCCGGACCATCGAGATCAACCCCGATTTCGACCCGAACGCCTACGACGTGTACAACTAA
- the ilvE gene encoding branched-chain-amino-acid transaminase gives MADYIYIDGKFYTKENAKISVYDHGLLYGDGVFEGIRAYNGRVFRLDEHIDRMFDGAKAIMLKPPVTKEEMKEIILETLRKNNLKDAYIRPVMTRGKGDLGLDPNKCPKPTIICIAETWGAMYGDLYEKGLNAITVSIRRNAPQTLPPNIKSLNYLNNILAKIEANVKGGNEAIIFDINGNLSEGSGDNIFVIKNGQIRTPIVEVNLKGVTRGAVFDLTKQLKMPLSEADMSYYDLYTADEIFVTGTAAELCPVTKVDGREVGNGKPGPMTKKLMAAYKKLTQTTGTPIFKK, from the coding sequence ATGGCCGATTATATCTATATCGACGGTAAGTTCTACACGAAGGAAAACGCGAAGATCTCAGTCTACGATCATGGGCTATTATACGGCGACGGTGTTTTCGAGGGGATCAGGGCCTACAACGGCAGGGTATTCAGGCTGGACGAGCACATAGACAGGATGTTCGATGGCGCGAAGGCGATCATGCTGAAGCCCCCCGTGACGAAGGAGGAGATGAAGGAGATCATCCTCGAGACGTTGCGGAAGAACAACCTGAAGGACGCGTACATCCGGCCCGTCATGACCCGGGGCAAGGGCGACCTGGGGCTGGACCCCAACAAGTGCCCGAAGCCGACCATCATCTGTATCGCCGAGACCTGGGGCGCCATGTACGGCGACCTGTACGAGAAGGGCCTGAACGCCATCACGGTGAGCATCCGCAGGAACGCGCCGCAGACGCTGCCGCCGAACATCAAGTCTTTGAATTATCTGAACAACATCCTCGCCAAGATCGAGGCCAACGTGAAGGGCGGCAACGAGGCCATCATCTTCGATATCAACGGCAACTTATCGGAAGGCTCGGGCGACAACATCTTCGTCATCAAGAACGGCCAGATCCGGACGCCCATCGTCGAGGTCAACCTGAAGGGCGTGACCAGGGGCGCCGTGTTCGACCTGACGAAGCAGCTGAAAATGCCGCTCAGCGAGGCCGACATGAGCTACTATGACCTCTATACGGCGGACGAGATCTTCGTGACCGGAACGGCCGCCGAGCTCTGCCCCGTGACAAAGGTGGACGGCCGCGAGGTCGGCAACGGCAAGCCCGGCCCCATGACGAAGAAGCTCATGGCCGCGTACAAAAAGCTTACCCAGACCACGGGCACGCCCATATTCAAGAAATAA
- a CDS encoding type II glyceraldehyde-3-phosphate dehydrogenase, giving the protein MADKIKVALNGYGTIGKRVADAVMRQDDMTLVGIAKTKPDYEAYAANKKGYPIYAVDPAKAESKFKAAGISLAGSNLDMIKKADIVVDCAPEGLGEENKKSIYDKLDKPAIFQGGEEHEVAGTSFNAAANYAQAIGKKYVRVVSCNTTGLCRLLYAMDTAFGVQKARVVLVRRGGDPNDAKRGPINGIVPDPIHLPSHHGPDVQTVLPHINIDTAAMKVPTTLMHMHFVNATLKKKPSRDEIIAAIKQYPRLWLIPSWYTIKFTGDVIEFGRELGRPRNDIMENAIWEESVTIDKEGEFNVFQAIHQESDVVPENIDCIRAMTGIEKDGKKSMEKTNKALAIGNFNPWKLTPP; this is encoded by the coding sequence ATGGCAGATAAGATCAAAGTAGCGCTCAACGGTTATGGCACCATAGGCAAGAGAGTCGCCGACGCAGTGATGCGCCAGGACGACATGACGCTGGTAGGAATCGCCAAGACGAAGCCCGACTACGAGGCATACGCCGCCAATAAGAAGGGCTATCCCATTTACGCCGTGGACCCGGCCAAGGCCGAGTCGAAGTTCAAGGCGGCCGGCATCTCCCTCGCGGGCTCAAACCTGGACATGATCAAGAAGGCCGACATCGTGGTCGACTGTGCCCCCGAGGGCCTGGGAGAGGAGAACAAGAAGAGCATCTACGACAAGCTCGACAAGCCCGCCATCTTCCAGGGCGGCGAGGAGCACGAGGTGGCCGGCACGTCATTTAACGCCGCGGCCAACTACGCCCAGGCCATCGGCAAGAAGTACGTCCGGGTGGTCTCGTGCAACACCACGGGCCTGTGCAGGCTGCTTTATGCAATGGACACGGCCTTCGGCGTGCAGAAAGCCAGGGTCGTCCTGGTAAGGAGAGGCGGCGACCCTAACGACGCCAAGCGCGGCCCGATCAACGGCATCGTGCCCGATCCCATTCACTTACCATCCCACCACGGCCCGGACGTGCAGACCGTGCTCCCCCACATCAACATCGACACGGCCGCCATGAAGGTGCCCACCACGCTGATGCACATGCACTTCGTGAACGCCACGCTAAAGAAAAAGCCGTCCAGGGACGAGATCATCGCAGCGATCAAGCAGTACCCCAGGCTCTGGCTCATCCCCTCCTGGTACACCATCAAGTTCACCGGCGACGTCATCGAGTTCGGCCGGGAGCTCGGCAGGCCCAGGAACGACATCATGGAGAACGCCATCTGGGAGGAGTCGGTGACCATCGACAAGGAAGGCGAGTTCAACGTGTTCCAGGCCATCCACCAGGAGTCCGACGTGGTGCCCGAGAACATCGACTGCATCCGGGCGATGACCGGGATCGAAAAGGACGGCAAGAAGTCCATGGAGAAGACCAATAAGGCCCTCGCCATCGGCAACTTCAACCCGTGGAAGCTTACGCCGCCCTGA
- a CDS encoding DUF2085 domain-containing protein produces the protein MSTIDRYLLASASFVVRHWLTIMNVLLFLFIVPIVLAPYLYSTGNPLMVQVAGLIMAAYHVTCHQLPDRSLFVFGYEMAVCSRCFAIYAAFLVGGLAFYFLRTWLKPFHIFYYVLLCVPMAIDGTAQLFGIPIPRGVGPGFELVWTTLSNNEIRVITGAIFGLGSALFVLPYVQHIIESEDGPKKDSVGAKTNQQDP, from the coding sequence ATGAGCACGATCGACCGATATCTGCTGGCATCCGCCTCCTTCGTGGTGCGGCACTGGCTTACCATTATGAACGTACTGCTGTTCCTGTTCATAGTCCCCATCGTGCTGGCCCCGTACCTCTACTCCACGGGCAACCCCCTGATGGTGCAGGTCGCCGGCTTGATCATGGCGGCCTACCACGTCACATGCCACCAGCTCCCCGACCGTAGCCTGTTCGTCTTCGGCTACGAGATGGCCGTGTGCTCCCGGTGCTTCGCCATCTACGCCGCTTTCCTTGTCGGAGGCCTGGCCTTCTACTTCCTGCGGACCTGGCTGAAGCCCTTCCATATCTTTTACTATGTCTTATTGTGCGTGCCCATGGCCATCGACGGTACAGCCCAGCTTTTCGGCATACCCATACCCCGCGGCGTCGGCCCCGGCTTCGAACTGGTATGGACCACGCTGAGTAATAACGAGATTCGAGTCATCACTGGCGCTATATTCGGCCTCGGCAGCGCCCTGTTCGTTCTGCCCTACGTGCAGCATATCATCGAGTCCGAGGACGGGCCTAAAAAGGATTCAGTGGGGGCTAAAACCAATCAGCAAGACCCGTAG
- a CDS encoding acylphosphatase — translation MKAIDVIVSGRVQAVGFRAFTRRNAVMLGVRGYVENLEDGRVHAVFEGYDHQVDKLLEIVRHGPRVSEVREVRVNPADAAGYRGFEIR, via the coding sequence ATGAAAGCCATAGACGTCATCGTATCGGGCAGGGTGCAGGCCGTCGGGTTCAGGGCCTTTACCCGGCGAAACGCAGTCATGCTTGGCGTGCGCGGCTACGTGGAGAACCTTGAGGACGGCCGGGTGCACGCCGTCTTCGAGGGCTATGACCACCAGGTCGATAAGCTTTTAGAGATCGTCAGGCACGGCCCCCGGGTCTCCGAGGTCCGCGAGGTCAGGGTGAATCCGGCCGATGCCGCCGGGTACCGGGGCTTCGAGATCCGCTAG
- a CDS encoding AI-2E family transporter: MSGIFQRAYDAKWLIFGAALVLLLLWVMWPFLTVIVYAVFIYYIARPIKRMLQPHIKNETLLVTVCMLLLVLPLLLIIGYTLLLALSQFNALITGIGLQSLPEGPLSNMSNVVSEIQRNFTMENIMSGNFGAIVPQDLYEALQGYGSSIANLQQLVISTGSTIVDIIFKLFLVIVIVFYMLREDEKLVSWLKSTFPSLMAEYDGMLLKYGRAVDEDLEKIFFGNILSIVFFAILAATVFSVLNMFAPPGMSIPSPILMGILCGVSALLPVVGMYIVIVPLLLYVLVISLMAGTFFPNIVFYIMMVAAIMIFVEVLPDFVLRPFMSSGRVHTGLLMFAYILGPIVFGIAGLFIGAIVLVLLTHYFRIVVPAISRESEASKI; the protein is encoded by the coding sequence ATGTCAGGGATATTCCAGCGGGCGTACGACGCCAAATGGCTCATTTTCGGCGCGGCCCTCGTGCTGCTATTATTGTGGGTCATGTGGCCGTTCCTCACGGTCATCGTCTACGCGGTCTTCATCTACTACATCGCGAGGCCCATCAAGCGCATGCTGCAGCCGCACATCAAGAACGAGACGCTGCTCGTTACGGTGTGCATGCTGTTGTTAGTATTGCCGCTGCTTCTCATCATCGGTTACACGCTGCTGCTCGCCCTGTCCCAGTTTAACGCCCTGATCACGGGCATAGGGCTGCAATCCCTGCCCGAGGGGCCGCTGTCGAACATGAGCAACGTGGTCTCCGAGATCCAGCGGAACTTCACCATGGAGAACATCATGTCGGGGAACTTCGGCGCCATAGTGCCCCAGGACCTTTATGAGGCACTGCAGGGGTACGGCAGCTCGATCGCGAACCTCCAGCAGCTCGTCATTTCTACCGGCTCCACCATCGTCGACATCATATTCAAACTGTTCCTAGTCATCGTCATCGTGTTCTACATGCTGAGGGAGGACGAGAAGCTCGTGTCGTGGCTGAAGTCGACGTTCCCCTCGCTCATGGCGGAGTACGACGGAATGCTCCTGAAGTACGGCCGGGCCGTGGACGAGGACCTGGAGAAGATATTCTTCGGCAACATCCTGAGCATCGTGTTCTTCGCCATCCTGGCCGCCACCGTGTTCAGCGTACTCAACATGTTCGCGCCGCCGGGCATGAGCATACCGTCGCCCATCCTGATGGGCATCCTGTGCGGAGTGTCCGCCCTCCTGCCGGTCGTGGGCATGTACATAGTCATCGTGCCCCTGCTCCTGTACGTGCTCGTGATATCCCTCATGGCGGGCACGTTCTTCCCCAATATCGTCTTCTACATCATGATGGTGGCCGCCATCATGATCTTCGTAGAGGTGCTGCCCGACTTCGTCCTGAGGCCCTTCATGTCCAGCGGCAGGGTCCACACGGGCCTGCTCATGTTCGCCTACATCCTGGGCCCCATCGTGTTCGGCATCGCCGGCCTCTTCATCGGCGCCATCGTACTCGTCCTTCTCACGCACTACTTCCGCATCGTCGTACCCGCGATCTCGCGTGAGTCGGAAGCATCAAAGATATAA
- a CDS encoding hydrogenase maturation protease, with protein sequence MYPALQKELEERLRGISPERVVFVGVGNRMRGDDAIGPALIDHIKDEVPHAIDADGVPENVTASIRRLNPKVIIFLDAASLGEAPGSARIVEAGEMQKLESSVHNFSLDVVMEYLEAAAGADVFLVGVQPERIGEGESISQELKKPLEDIASILISAIKKG encoded by the coding sequence ATGTACCCGGCACTACAGAAAGAGCTAGAGGAAAGACTTCGAGGGATATCGCCCGAAAGAGTCGTCTTTGTCGGCGTGGGCAACCGCATGAGGGGCGACGATGCGATAGGGCCGGCGCTCATCGACCACATCAAGGACGAAGTGCCCCATGCCATCGACGCGGACGGAGTCCCCGAGAACGTGACGGCCTCTATCAGGCGGCTCAACCCGAAAGTCATCATCTTCTTAGACGCGGCCAGCCTGGGGGAAGCCCCGGGAAGCGCCAGGATCGTGGAGGCGGGCGAAATGCAAAAGCTCGAGTCCAGCGTCCACAATTTTTCGCTCGACGTCGTCATGGAATACCTGGAGGCCGCGGCGGGCGCCGACGTGTTCCTGGTGGGCGTGCAGCCGGAAAGGATCGGCGAGGGCGAGAGCATCTCTCAGGAGTTAAAAAAGCCGCTTGAGGATATCGCCTCTATCCTGATAAGTGCAATAAAAAAGGGCTAG
- a CDS encoding damage-control phosphatase ARMT1 family protein, translating into MKSDPRCAPCLLNRTLYEAGLSTKDPSLIFKVMESGLEYLNENFEEGVNATNISTGIHRRAYAILRDDDPYSEIKAQSNAIAAKLMPAVRERVAEAPLGDRFRLAVLASIVGNNFDFGLQEHQVDIGDFESLFAEEMERGLQVDDTDAIMGLAKGGKVAYLTDNCGEIYFDELVLELLKSAGAKVTLVVRGGNIVTDATMDDVRKMGLEKKVDRVLTTGSNAIGFCMRELPAETLGAMKEADVIVSKGMANYESLSDEGFRPIAYLMRAKCEPVARSIGVKKGWNVAKLVK; encoded by the coding sequence ATGAAGTCGGACCCGAGATGCGCTCCCTGCTTATTAAATCGAACGCTGTACGAGGCCGGGCTCTCCACGAAGGACCCGTCCCTTATTTTCAAGGTCATGGAGAGCGGCCTTGAATACCTGAATGAGAACTTCGAGGAGGGCGTGAATGCCACTAACATATCCACCGGCATTCACCGCAGGGCTTACGCCATCCTGAGGGACGACGACCCGTACAGTGAAATTAAGGCGCAGAGCAACGCTATTGCCGCGAAGCTCATGCCGGCCGTCAGGGAGCGGGTTGCGGAGGCGCCTCTGGGAGACCGGTTCAGGCTCGCCGTGCTGGCCTCCATCGTGGGCAATAACTTCGACTTCGGCCTGCAGGAACACCAGGTCGACATCGGGGACTTCGAGTCGCTGTTCGCGGAGGAGATGGAACGGGGCCTGCAGGTAGACGACACGGACGCCATCATGGGCCTGGCAAAGGGCGGTAAAGTCGCTTATCTTACGGATAATTGCGGCGAGATATACTTCGACGAGCTCGTCCTTGAATTGTTAAAATCGGCAGGGGCAAAGGTCACGCTGGTCGTGCGCGGCGGGAACATCGTTACGGATGCGACGATGGACGATGTTCGGAAGATGGGCCTTGAAAAGAAGGTGGACCGGGTGCTCACCACGGGCTCAAATGCTATCGGCTTCTGCATGAGAGAACTGCCCGCGGAAACGCTCGGGGCCATGAAGGAGGCCGACGTCATCGTAAGTAAAGGCATGGCCAACTACGAGTCCCTCTCGGACGAGGGGTTCAGGCCGATCGCCTATCTCATGAGGGCGAAGTGCGAGCCCGTGGCCAGGTCCATCGGAGTAAAGAAAGGCTGGAACGTGGCAAAGCTGGTGAAATAA
- a CDS encoding carboxypeptidase M32 yields the protein MASAEYRELLERVREIGTLEQAAGILTWDERTCMPPGSAPDRAKQHAVMSGIIHERLTSKEMGRLIRALKKQELSVDGAVILRETERKWRLASAVPGDLVKEASRAQSEAMNAWVKARAGSDFGMLEPLLDKVIGLRFEIAEHIGYEDTLYDALLDEYEPYAKSKDIDAVFSRLKKKLIPIASKILNEPCLDGAVPKGTYPVEAQGAFVAGLAADMGFDLNRGRIDVSAHPFTSGACRDVRITVRYNEADPSYVVFPAMHEAGHALYEQGFLEKYYGTPLAEGVSMGIHESQSRLWENMVGRSEAFWSFYYPKFRQAYPAFKKMSPGAFYRHVNAVKRSYIRTDADEVTYNLHIMLRYDVERALFENKIKTPDIPSYWNELFEKYLGIPVTDDASGCLQDIHWSGGNFGYFPTYTLGNLYAAQFWHAAKSQVPGLEDSIAAGDTGALLGWLRKNVHRHGKRYGAATLVKKATGEALNEDYFVRYIKEKYGKLYGISL from the coding sequence ATGGCAAGCGCGGAATACAGGGAATTACTGGAGAGGGTGAGGGAGATCGGCACGCTGGAGCAGGCGGCGGGCATCCTCACGTGGGACGAGCGCACCTGCATGCCCCCCGGCTCTGCGCCGGACAGGGCGAAGCAGCACGCCGTCATGTCGGGCATCATTCATGAGCGCCTCACGTCAAAGGAGATGGGCCGGCTTATCCGGGCCCTGAAAAAGCAGGAGCTATCCGTGGACGGGGCCGTCATCCTCAGGGAAACTGAGCGGAAGTGGAGGCTCGCGTCGGCCGTCCCCGGCGACCTCGTTAAAGAGGCCAGCCGTGCCCAGTCCGAGGCCATGAACGCCTGGGTGAAGGCCAGGGCCGGGAGCGACTTTGGAATGCTGGAGCCGCTGCTCGATAAGGTGATCGGCCTCCGGTTCGAGATAGCGGAGCACATCGGCTACGAGGACACGCTCTACGACGCCCTGCTGGACGAGTACGAGCCTTACGCTAAGTCGAAAGACATAGACGCCGTGTTCTCCCGCCTCAAAAAGAAGCTCATACCTATTGCCTCTAAAATTCTTAATGAGCCCTGCCTCGACGGCGCCGTCCCGAAGGGGACGTACCCTGTGGAGGCCCAGGGCGCCTTCGTCGCCGGGCTCGCGGCCGACATGGGCTTTGACCTGAACAGGGGCCGCATCGACGTATCGGCGCACCCGTTCACGTCCGGCGCCTGCCGGGACGTCCGCATCACAGTCCGTTATAACGAGGCCGATCCCTCGTACGTCGTGTTCCCGGCCATGCACGAGGCCGGCCACGCCCTGTACGAGCAGGGCTTCCTGGAGAAGTACTACGGCACTCCGCTGGCCGAGGGCGTGTCCATGGGCATCCACGAGTCGCAGTCACGGCTCTGGGAGAACATGGTCGGCAGGAGCGAGGCCTTCTGGAGTTTCTATTACCCGAAGTTCAGGCAGGCTTACCCGGCATTTAAGAAAATGTCCCCCGGGGCTTTCTACCGTCATGTGAATGCCGTAAAGCGCTCCTACATCCGCACGGACGCCGACGAGGTCACCTATAACCTGCACATCATGCTCCGCTACGACGTGGAGAGGGCTCTCTTCGAAAATAAGATAAAAACGCCCGACATCCCCTCGTACTGGAACGAGCTCTTCGAGAAGTACCTGGGCATACCCGTGACCGACGATGCGTCCGGATGCCTGCAGGACATCCACTGGTCCGGGGGCAACTTCGGGTACTTCCCCACCTACACGCTCGGCAACCTGTACGCGGCCCAGTTCTGGCACGCCGCCAAAAGCCAGGTGCCCGGCCTCGAGGACAGCATCGCTGCAGGGGACACCGGAGCCCTGCTGGGCTGGCTGCGGAAGAACGTGCACAGGCACGGCAAACGCTACGGCGCCGCCACGCTCGTGAAAAAGGCCACCGGCGAAGCCCTCAACGAGGACTACTTCGTCCGCTACATTAAAGAGAAATACGGCAAGCTCTACGGGATAAGCCTGTAA
- a CDS encoding DUF2085 domain-containing protein, with amino-acid sequence MVNIKMLAFDAIVIAYTAIALAEFVPWVLLSLTGYAPLALGISDTIFRFFSIFCHQLPWRSLFYDDIQMPVCARCASIYAATALGLIFLRLKGFGEKEFKMNWLLFVLLLAPTGIDGLTQLFGWRESTNALRLVTGVPYGLAYAYVLAWAVPFVYALLELIYVALKRDGQRTDAVLARVKDMAWPFNSKKN; translated from the coding sequence ATGGTCAATATAAAGATGTTGGCTTTTGACGCCATCGTTATCGCTTATACGGCCATCGCCCTGGCAGAGTTCGTCCCCTGGGTATTACTTTCGCTGACGGGGTACGCTCCGCTCGCCCTGGGCATCTCCGATACCATCTTCAGATTTTTCTCCATCTTCTGTCACCAGCTTCCCTGGAGGTCGCTGTTCTATGACGACATCCAGATGCCGGTGTGCGCCCGGTGCGCCTCCATCTACGCGGCCACGGCGCTGGGGCTGATATTTTTGAGGCTCAAGGGTTTTGGAGAGAAGGAGTTCAAGATGAACTGGCTTTTGTTCGTGCTCCTTTTGGCCCCGACTGGCATCGACGGCCTGACGCAGCTGTTCGGCTGGCGGGAGAGCACGAACGCCCTGAGGCTTGTCACCGGCGTGCCCTATGGCCTCGCCTACGCCTACGTCCTTGCCTGGGCCGTGCCGTTCGTCTACGCCCTGCTCGAGCTGATCTATGTGGCCCTCAAGCGTGACGGGCAGCGGACGGATGCTGTGCTGGCCCGTGTTAAGGATATGGCGTGGCCTTTCAACTCGAAGAAAAATTGA
- a CDS encoding complex I subunit 5 family protein — translation MYEYLALVPIILPIAGALLTYVLGRYSEKLQDIFIVAFAALLFVFNASYFVALREGILRPVTYGFMVLDAPGIFIGTLVAFIGTLVVFYSFVYKDRTHYDNTYFIMYFLLMGMMSGLASTYNVIVMLIFLEAATVISAVLILFGRTKKAIRATYVYLAISIVEVILVVTGAFILYNDAGTLDLNKLTAGAVSEGDMFLLAMLFFFGFGTKAGLLPLGIIWLPSAHSEAPPPISATMSGILIKASVVAMVKAIYPFYLISGVETLILVVIGFGVLNMLVGVIMALLSEDIKRLLAFHSISQMGYIIMGFGLATPAAVYGALFHITNHMLFKGCLFLITGALILRVNTRQIHRMGGLMKQMPLTGLCFLIASLAMSGVPLLNGFVSKELIYEGSVQAGYPVLFSAFGLDLTILGLVGWLTSILTFACLIHAFYVMFLGKPKEEFKDVKEPPLYMLLPILIMAGLCIVIGVYPDLVSGALEFAADALLALTHL, via the coding sequence ATGTACGAGTACCTGGCGCTTGTTCCTATTATACTGCCCATCGCTGGAGCCCTGCTCACGTACGTGCTGGGAAGGTACTCGGAAAAGCTCCAGGACATCTTCATCGTGGCCTTCGCCGCCCTGCTTTTCGTGTTCAACGCCTCGTATTTCGTGGCCCTCAGGGAGGGAATACTGAGGCCCGTGACTTACGGGTTCATGGTGCTCGACGCGCCCGGCATCTTCATCGGCACGCTGGTCGCGTTCATCGGGACGCTGGTCGTCTTCTACTCGTTCGTATACAAGGACAGGACGCACTACGATAACACGTACTTCATCATGTATTTCCTGCTCATGGGCATGATGAGCGGCCTGGCGAGCACCTACAACGTCATCGTGATGCTCATCTTCCTGGAGGCCGCCACGGTCATCAGCGCCGTCCTCATACTGTTCGGCCGCACCAAGAAAGCGATCCGGGCGACCTACGTGTACCTGGCCATCAGCATCGTCGAAGTGATACTCGTCGTTACGGGCGCCTTCATCCTCTACAACGACGCGGGCACGCTGGACCTCAATAAATTAACGGCAGGCGCCGTAAGCGAAGGGGACATGTTCCTGCTGGCCATGCTCTTCTTCTTCGGCTTCGGCACCAAGGCAGGGCTGTTGCCCCTGGGCATCATCTGGCTCCCGTCCGCGCACTCCGAGGCGCCGCCCCCGATCAGCGCCACCATGTCGGGCATACTCATCAAGGCGAGCGTCGTGGCCATGGTCAAGGCCATCTACCCGTTCTACCTCATATCGGGAGTTGAGACGCTCATCCTGGTCGTGATCGGGTTCGGGGTCCTGAACATGCTCGTGGGCGTAATCATGGCCCTGCTATCCGAGGACATTAAGCGCCTGCTGGCGTTCCACAGCATCAGCCAGATGGGCTACATCATCATGGGCTTCGGGCTGGCCACGCCTGCGGCCGTCTACGGCGCCCTGTTCCATATCACGAACCACATGCTCTTCAAGGGCTGTTTATTCCTAATTACGGGCGCCCTCATACTGCGGGTCAACACCCGGCAGATCCATAGGATGGGCGGCCTGATGAAGCAGATGCCCCTCACAGGCCTTTGCTTTTTAATCGCATCACTGGCCATGTCGGGCGTTCCGCTCTTGAACGGCTTCGTCAGTAAAGAGCTGATATACGAGGGCTCGGTGCAGGCCGGATACCCCGTGCTGTTCTCGGCCTTCGGCCTTGACCTGACCATATTAGGCCTCGTCGGATGGCTCACCAGCATCCTGACCTTCGCCTGTTTAATTCACGCATTCTACGTGATGTTCCTGGGCAAGCCGAAGGAAGAGTTCAAGGACGTGAAGGAGCCTCCCCTGTATATGTTGCTGCCCATACTGATCATGGCGGGGCTATGTATCGTCATAGGCGTGTACCCGGACCTGGTCTCCGGCGCCCTGGAGTTCGCCGCCGACGCGCTTCTTGCGCTTACGCACTTATGA